ATTGGCACCGGCTCCGCTGCCGATATGAAAACCTCTACCGACGCGGCCATCAAGGGTTCCCCCAACGACCCCAACTCGCCGGTACAGCGCATGCCCAGCCAGTCTACCGAGCAGCAGGCCTCTACCCGCGAAGAGTAGCCAACTACCTTTACAAAATAGCCCGCCAGAATATCTGGCGGGCTATTTTTTGTAAGTGATAATCTGAATTCCGGGAGTAGTTATTTCTGGGTAGCGGCCCAGGCGTCCATTTTGCGCTCCAGCACTGCCAGGGGCATCACGCCATCCTTCAGCAGCTCATCGTGGAAGTTGCTCAGGCTGAACTTAGCGCCCAGCTGCTGCTCATACTTGGTGCGCAGTTCCCTGATTTTGAGGGCGCCCACCTTGTAGGAAAGCGCCTGGCCCGGAATGGCCATGTAGCGCTCAATCTCGGCCGTAGCGCCGTCTTCGCTAATGGCTTCGTTTTCCATCATGTACTTGATGGCCTGCTCACGGGTCATGTTTTTGGTGTGCATGCCCACGTCTACAACCAGCCGGATGGCGCGGTGCATTTCATCACCCAAAGCTCCCATGTACTGGTAGGGGTTGGTATAGAGGCCCAGCTCTTTGCCCAGGCTTTCCGTGTACAGGGCCCAGCCTTCGCCCATGGCGCCGTACCAGGCAAAGCGGCGGAACTTGGGCAAGCTGGTGTTTTCCTGCTGCAGCGAAATCTGGTAGTGGTGCCCCGGAATAGCCTCGTGCAAAAACAGCGACTCCATGCCGGAAGTGATATTGAACGTGGTGGCATCCAGAATTGGAATGTAGAACACCCCGGGGCGCGAGCCATCGGGGCTGCCCTGGTTGTATTCGGCCGAGGCGGAGGCGGCGCGGAAGGCCTCCGTCTGCCGGATTTCGAACGGGGTTTTGGGCGTGCGCCCAAACATCTTCTTCAGGTTGGGGTCGATGGTGGCCTGAATGGCGCGGAAGGCGTTGAGCACATCTTCCGGCTTTTTGTAGGGCATCAGCTTTTTATCTGTCTTCAGGCTCTGGAAGAAGGCCTGCAAATCACCCTTGAAGCCTACCTGCGTCTTCACTTTTTCCATTTCCTGGCGAATGCGCTTTACCTCGCTCAGGCCGGTCTGGTATATTTCTTCGGGCGTTTTATCGGTGGTAGTCCAGTATTTAACGTCGTAGCGATACAGCTCGGCGCCCTGCGGAATGGCGGCAATGCCGGTGCTGGTGCGGGCTTTGGGCAGGTATTCCGTCTTGAGAAAATCGCCCAGCTTTTTGTAGGTGGGTACCAGCTCCGTGAGAATGGCTTGCTTATATGCCTCCGTGATGCGCTTTTTATCAGCCTCCGCTATGCCTTGTGGCATTTTATTGATGGGGCCGTAGAACAGGCTCTTGGTGGGGTCCGTGACTACCATGGCCGTCATCTGCGGAATCATTTTTACCACCAGGGCTTTGGGCAGCACCACGCCGGCTTTCATGCCCTGGCGGAAGTTGCTGATGGCGGTATCGGCCCACACGGAAAAGCCCCGCACACGGCCCAGCCAGTTATCATAGTCCTGCGCCGTTTTAAACGGCTGGTTGCCTTCGCCGGAGCCGTACTGGCCCATGGTAAGCGGCAGGCCCCAAAACTGCTGAAAAGGCATCATCCAAGTGTTCAGCTGCAGGCCCTCCAGCTTGGTTTCCAGGTCGTATTTAAAGATATCGTAGCTGATTTTATCATTCTCCGAGAGCTTCTCCCGGTCGTATTTCGCCAGTTGGCTTAGGTAAGACTGGTAGGTAGTGCGCAGCTTCTCCCGGAACTCCCGGGTGCCGTCGTTGGGCAGCTGGTCGTTGTAGCGGTTATCGCCCTGCGCGGTGGCATCCAGGGGAAAAAGCCGGCTGTTTTCTTCCCAGTATTGATCGAAAAGTGTGGCCATATCTTTCATTTCGGTAGCCGTGCTGGCCGTAGCGCCGGCCTCCTGTGGTTGCGTTTGCTGACTACAGCTTCCCAACAGGGTGCCAGCCAGCAAAGCCGCTAAGGTTACGTGTTTCATTTAGGGAGAGTTGATTGGATGAACGGAAACGAAAGCTAGCAGATTTTAGGACGAAAGGCAGTACTTCCGGGTACAAATACAGCCGGTGGGTTTCACCAAAAACGGCCGTGCCAATGAAGCTTGTCTTCATTGGCACGGCCGCACTCTTTTCCACAATTATTGCCTGCCTAGTTCAGCAGTATTTTCTGACTCATCATGCCGGTAGAGGTCATGGCCTGCACAATATAGATACCGGCTACCGAGGTCCGCAGCGGAATGGTGCGGGAGAAAGTGCCGGAGGCTTCAGAAGAAAGCTGCTCGGTGTACACTACCCGGCCCATGCTATCCAGCACCCGAATGGCGCGGCAGGTGCCGGGGCTGCGCAAATCCACATTCAGCGAAGAAAGGTTGCCATACACGGCCAGGGCCTGCGTGCCCTTTCCGGCCTGCACCACCGCCACGTTGGAGTAGCTGAAGGTGCCATCGGTATCGGTGGCCTTCAGGCGGTAGTAGCTGATGCCCGCGCGGGGCGTTCTATCAACGAAAGAATAAGAGCGAGTAGTGGACGACTGACCCGCGGCCGGCACCACGGAAACGGCTTCAAACTGGCGGCCATCCTGGGAGCGTTCTACCGTGAAATTGGCGGAAGCCCGTTCCATGGCCGTAGCCCAGCTCAGCTCTACCTGCTCATTCACATACTTAGCCGCGAAGCTGATCAGCTCAACCGGCAGGGGGCCGCAGCCATTAATGGCAATAGCCTCCAGGGCATTGGGGTTGCACTCCAGGCTGGGGTCGGTGGTGGAGGTACAGGCTGTTTCCTGGCCCAGCACGCATACGCGCAGGTTGGGACCAAATAAACCATTCAGCTTGCCCCGGCTTTGCGTACGTACGCAGCCATCTATTGCCAAGGCACCAGTTCCTTCCAGGCTGGGGTTGCCCTGCATTACAATCAGGTCACCATCTATATTCACCTCGGAGGCAACTGTGAGGGTAGATTGGTTGGCAATGGTGATGCTGCAGGTGGCGGTAAGGGGCGCATTAATCAGGGCATCGGCCTTCAGAAAGCTTAGGGAAGTAACCTCCACGCTGCCATTAGCCAGTAAGCGTTGCTTGTCGGGCCCGGTTTGCTGGCCAAAGCTTAGCGTACGGCCGGGGGTGGTGGCAGCTTCGGTAATGGAGCCGTTTGTTCCAATCATTAACACCCCATTATTGCCGGCTACCGTATAATCCTGATCCAGCTGAACGGGGGCGTTGATGATGATGATGTTGTTGCTGACGTCCTGCCCGTTTACCATTTTATTGGTAGGCACTGGATTGGCATTAGGGGTGCCGGATACCACCCAGGTACCCGGGCTGCTCCAGGCGCCCCCGGTGGCCGTAGTAGTGTAAACTGTTTGCGCTACCGCTCCTGTTTTGAGCCCGCAGCTCAAGATCAAAAACAGGACAAAAGGAAGTATATAGGTTTTCATGTTCGTCGTAGTTAAGGTCAAACTTTTTATCTTAAAAGCTTGATATTTATACGACAACACTTATCTTTAGATCATCAACAACGAGCAAAAAAATTTTATAACTGGTCTTATATATATAAATATTCTAATTGAATCAAAATGAATTTATCCTGGCGTAATGTGCTTTAATGCGCTAAAAACCACTTCAAAAACTGCATTTATTTTACAAACTATTCTAAGAATGAGACAAAAAAATTCATGTAAACGTTCCTGAATTTCCTTTTTGTGTTTACGTTTTGCCACGTGTTACCCAGCACAAAGGGCCCCGACAGACAAATCTGTCGGGGCCCTTTGTGCTGGGCAGGCAACCAGAAAGCTTATTCTTTTAACAGCAGGCGCTGCGTGAGCAAACCAGTGGTGGTGATGGCCTGCACCGTATAAATACCCAAGCTTCGCTGTCCCAGTTGGATCTGGCGCTGAAGATTTCCCCGGGTAGCCGCCGTAAATGCCTCACTGTATACTACACGCCCCAGGTTATCAAGCACGCGCAGTAGCTTGCACTCTCCGGGGGTATGCACTTCTACCACCAGCTGCGCGGCGTTGCCTGCCTGCCCGTAAGCCAAGAGTTCCGCCTTGATGGCCGTGGCCTGCACTACCGCCACCGACGAAAATGCCTGCGTACCGTCGGTATCCGTCTGGCGCAGCCGGTAGTAGTTGGTACCCGTAACCGGCTCGGCATCAGTAGCGGAGTATTGTTGCAGGGTACTGGTATGCCCGGCAGCGGGTACGCTCACAATAGGTTTGAACACATGCGCATCGGTGGAGCGCTCTACCGTGAAATTGGCGGAGGCCCGCTCCAGCGCCGTGGTCCAGCTTAGCTGTACCTTACCCCCTACGTAGTGGGCCGTAAAGCTATTCAGCTCCACGGGCAGAGAGGGTGGCGGACAGCCGTTGTTGGGAATCTCCACGGCGGTGTTCACCTGCAGCTTGCTATCCAGGGTATTCCGCCCACAGCCCCCACCTCTTTTCACACATACCACAACGGCATCGGAGAATAACCCTTTTAAGGGGCCGTTATTCACGCTCAGCACTGCGCCTTCAACCGTTAAGCTTGCCCCGCTCAAGCCTTGGTCAATATCCGGGTTAGTGGCTTCGGTATCGGTATTGCCGTTATACACAATCAGGTCGCCTTTCACTACTACATTAGAGGAAATAGCGAAGGTGGATTGATTACTGAGTAGCAGATTGCAGTCCAGCGTGGTGGCTGATCTGATAGAGGCATCCGACTTATAGAACTCCAGGGTTGCAGCCGTTATCTTGCCGCCACTGGCAATGGATAATCGTTGGACGACTTTATTAGTTTGCTCTACAAACTTCAGCGTCCTTCCTGTTGCAACTAATTCACCCAAACTACCTATGGCAATTTTGCCATCTTTTCCTCCTGCAACATAGTTATCAGTCAGTTCGACTTTACGATCTATCGTTACAACATTATTCCACCCAGAGGTAGGAAAATCTGGCATAGTCAGTCCGGCAGGGCTGCTGCTTCTGGTCCAGGAGGCGGCGGCGTTCCATTGCAAGGCAGCACCGGGTAGCAAGGCTGCCGAAGCGGTACTGTAGTAGTAGATCTGCCCGTATCCATTGGTAAAGGCGCTAAACAGCGCTACCATGAATAGCAAAAAGGAGCGTAGAGTTGCTTTCATCACATTCCAACTTTATGGTTCAATTATTTAATTGAATTTTCATATAATATAAATCTTAACTCTACCCGTAGCAAGTGTTTTTGTTATATTATTATATTATTTATACCTATAACGATAATAAACAAAACTGCGTAGCCTACTTCCCGGTAGCCGGTTAGGGAGCATTTACTCAAGTTTTGAAAGGTGAGGCCACCGGCATCTTCCGCCTTCATCAGCATGTTTTTCCAGCTCCTGTTTTTCTCCCTGCACTCGACACGGCTTAACAGACGGCACATTCCCACCCGAAAAGGCATAAAAAAGCCCGCTGGCGAATACCAGCGGGCTTTTTTACAGAAACGGAGTGATGGTTATTTTTTGACCATCGTGCCAAAAGCGCCTTTTCTTTCGAAGGCAGCAATTACTTCGTCCTCCACCGGCGTACGCTTCACCACGGGGTTGTTGGCCCAGAACTCCGGGTCATACTTAATGCTGCGAATGGCATCCAGGTCACGGTCTTTCGTGCTTACCCGGGCGTATTTAATGGCCGTAGGTGTGGGCGTGGTATCGTAGAAGAACGTGAACGACTGCACATTAATAGGCGTGGCTGCCTTGCCGGCGCTGGTTAGCTCAGCCTGCAGGCTGGTTTTCATATAGGATAAGGGCGTGGGGCCGGTGGCACCGGCGGCATCCTGAAAAGCCATTTCTATCCGCAGCTGGGGGTTGCGAAATTTCTGGTTGGGATTGGTGGAGGTGGCCGTGAAGTTAGGCGTCGTCATTTGGTAGCGCAGCACCTGGTAAGTATCCGTATCAACCCAGATAGTGCCCTTCGATTCATATTTCTCCAGCTCGGGGCGGGTTTCAAAGGTAATTTCCGCCACGCCACCCTTGGTAGAATCGGGGCCGGCCACAATGCCCTTTATTTCGAGCAGGTAGTTTTTGAAGGTGTTGGGGCTAAGCAGCGCCAGGGATTTAGTGCTATCCATGCGCGGATCAAACAACCCAAAGGAGCGGGTATACAGCGAGAAGTTGCTGAAGCTGGTTACAGCCTGCTTGCCGGCGTAGCGGCCCTGCGCAATGGCCGTGCCCTCTATGCGGGAGTTATTGGACTTCACATTCCAGATAACTTCCTGCAGCTCCGTGGGCTCGCCCCCGATGCGCGTAATCTGGCGGTAGAAGGCTTTGCCGTAGAATTTCTGGTCATATTCTTTCTGCAGGCGCTGGTAGGCCCGGTCTACCAACCGAAAAGCATAGCTGCCTACTTTCACCTCCGGCAGCGTAATTGTAGCCGAGGCCAGGGAAACCGCCAGCGGCTCGGCCCCGGAGGTAACCCGCACGGTGTCGCGCTGGTGGCTGAGCTCGGAGAAAACCAGGGTGCGCGGCAAGGATGGCACGTTGATGGAGAATTCGCCGTTTTCGTTGCTGGCCGTGCCCAACGTGGTGCCGCTCACGCCAATGCTTACAAAAGGAAGCGGCTCGCGGGTATCTTTATCGATAACGGTGCCGCGCAGCATGACCTGCGCCTGGGCAAGCTGGGTGAGTAGCAAAAAAGCCACCATTAGCCCCAGGGCCTTAGAAAATGGGCGCATGGCCCCGGAAAAAGAACGGCGAAAAAAAAGCGAAGACCGATAAATCAAAACAGCCAGGATTGAAGTGTGAAGATTGAGAAACCGTAAACGCCTGCGCTAACGGCCGGCATATGTAGCATTCACAAAAAACGAACCGGATAGTGGTCAAACCAACTATCCTACGCAGAAAGATAATCTTTGCTTTTCCTTTGTTGCCGGTTACCTCACGTCTTAGCCCTCCCTTAATGAAAGCTTCTCTCCTTCTTGCAGCCCTAACTTCTTTATATATAGGTACCCAGACGCCCGCGCTGGCCCAGCATAAAAAAGAGCTGCGCATTGCCTTTGGCTCCTGTAACCGCCACGATTTACCCCAGCCCCTCTGGGACGACATTGCCCAAGACAAGCCGCAGGTGTGGATCTGGCTGGGCGACAACATTTACGGCGACACCGACGACATGCAGGTGATGCGCCAGAAGTACGATGCCCAGTTCAACCAGGAAGGCTACCGCCACCTGCGCGAGCAGGGCACGGCCGTCATCGGTACCTGGGACGACCACGACTACGGCCGCAACGACGGCGACAAGAACTACCCCTTCAAGAAGCAGAGTCAGCAGGTAACCCTGGATTTTCTGCAGGAGCCAGCCGCCAGTCCGCGCCGCCAGCAGGAAGGTATTTATGCCGCCTACGAGTACAAAGCGGGCCGCAAAAAGGTGAAAGTGATTCTGCTGGATGACCGCTACTTTCAGGACACGCTGTACCGCGACGCCAACAAAGTATACCACCCCAACCTGACCGGCGACATTCTGGGCGAGGCCCAGTGGAAGTGGCTGGAGCAGCAGCTCACCAACTCCGATGCCGATGCCCATATCATTGCCTCCGGCATTCAGTTTCTGCCTCAGGAGCACGTGTATGAGAAGTGGGCCAACTTCCCCAAGTCCCGCCAGCGCCTGCTGGATTTGCTGGTTTCCACCAAAACCAAGGGTGTGCTGCTCATCAGCGGCGACCGGCACATTGGCGAGATTTCCAAAATGACGCTCCCGGGTCTGGAACAGCCCATTTATGAGGTAACCTCCAGCGGCCTTACCCACCCGGCCACCCAGAATACCGGCGAGCCCAACCAGTACCGCGTGGGGCCGCTGGTGAATCAGAAGCATTATGCGCTGTTCCGCTTCCGCCAGAAGCACCGCAAGCTGCTGGTTTCGGCGGCCCTGAAGGGGGATGAAGGCAAGGTGTTTTACACCGAGAACATCGAAATAAAGTAGCCGGAGCTTGGCGGGTTGTCAAAATGCTCGCCCGGTAAAAGCAGCACATTCCCCTAACTTCGCAATTCAACCTACGCCCCAGTCGCTTGTCGTTGTTCCGCCACCTCTCTTTGCTATTGCTGGCCCTGCTGCTCCTGAGCCCGACGGATATGTCGGCGCAGCGCCGGAAGAAATCTTCTGCTCGCCAAAAAACCAGCCGTAAGGTGGCGCGTCGGGCGCCTGTACGCCGCAGCCGCCCCGCTGCGAAAGTAGTAGCGCGGCCGAAACCGGTAGTGCAGACACCCAAGGTCAAGCCAGTAGCATTAGCGGTAGCCAAGCCCGTAATCGGGCAGCCTAGTAAGTTACCGGTACCGTTTGCCGCACAGCTCAGCAGCTCCCGCTGGGTAGATTCCGTAATGCAGACGCTGACGCCCGACCAGCGAGTAGCCCAGCTGTTTATGGTGGCGGCTTACTCCAACCGCAAACGCATTGATGAGGACTCTGTGTCAGCGCTGATTCAGCAATACGGCATTGGCGGGCTGATTTTCTTTCAGGGCGGGCCCGTGCGCCAGAGCCGGCTGCTGAACCGCTACCAAAGTCAGAGCCGCGTGCCCCTGCTGGTGGCCATGGATGCAGAATGGGGCGTGGGTATGCGCCTGGACAGCGTGGTGCGCTTCCCCTTCCAGATGAGCATGGGTGGCATCCACGACAACCAGCTCTTCTATGACATGGGTGAGGAAGTAGCAGCGCAGTTTAAGCGGCTGGGCATGCACGTCAATTTTGCGCCGGTAGTTGATGTCAATAACAACGCCGCCAACCCGGTTATTGGCTTCCGCAGCTGGGGCGAGGACCGCCAGAACGTAACGGAGAAAAGCGACCTCTACATGAAGGGTATGCAGGATGCCGGCGTGCTGGCCGTGGCCAAACACTTTCCCGGCCACGGCGACACCGATACCGACTCCCACCTGGCCCTGCCGCTGGTGCGCGTAGACCGCCGCCGCCTCGATACCCTGGAGCTATACCCCTTCCGCAGCCTCATGCAGCGTGGCCTGGGCGGCCTAATGATTGCCCACCTCAACATTCCGGCCCTCGATAGCACCGGCACGCCTTCCACCCTTTCCCGCCCCATTGTAACCGACCTGGTTCAGCGCAAAATGGGCTTTGAAGGCATCATCTTCACCGATGCCATGAATATGAAGGGCGTCATCAGCAAGTACCCGCCCGGCGAGGCCGATGTGCGCGCCCTGCTGGCCGGCAACGATATTCTGGAATTCAGCAAAAACATACCGCTGGCCCTGCAAATGGTGCGCGCCGCCATTAACCGCGGCGAGCTAACCCAGGAAGAAATTGACCGCCGCTGCCGCAAAGTACTGGCCCTGAAGCAGTGGGCCGGCCTGGACAAGTATCAGCCCATCAGCCTGAAAAATATTTACCAGGACCTGAACGGCGCCCACGCCCAGTACCTCAGCCGCCACCTTTCCGAGCTGAGCATCACCGTGCTGCGCAACCAGAAAAACCTGCTGCCCCTTTCCCGCCTAGATACCCTACGGCTGGCCACGCTCACCATCGGTACAAAAGACACCACCGATTTTCAGCGCATGGTGGCCACCTACGCGCCGGTGCGCCACTTCTGGCTGCCGGCCACGCCTACCCTGGACGAGTTGGTGCAGATGCGCGAAGCTCTGCGGCCCTACAATACCGTGCTGGTGGCCCTCAGCAACCTGGGCCGCCAACCCGCCACCAATTTTGGCATTACGCCGGAAACCAACGTGCTCCTGCGCGAGCTGGGCGCCGGCAAGCAGCGCATGATTGTCAGCGTATTTGGCACGGCCTACGCCGTAGCCAAAGTGCGGGACTTAGACCGCGCCGAAGCAGTGGTTGTAGCCTACCAGGAAAGCCGGAATGCCCAGGAAAAGGTTGCGGAACTGATTTTTGGCGGCTTTGATGCCAAAGGAAATCTACCCGTTACGGTTTCAGAGAAATACAGCTACGGCAAAGGCCTCGCTACGCAGGGCGGTGCCCGGCTGCGCTTCGGGGCTCCCGAAGATGTGGAGATGGATCCGCGCCTGGAAGCCCGCGTAGATTCTGTTATGGCGCAGGCTCTGGCCGCCCACGCTACCCCGGGGGCGCAGGTGCTCATTGCCCGGCGCGGCACGGTGGTGCTACGCAAAAGCTACGGCACCCAAACCTATGCTGAGGCCGGAAAAGCGGCCCGCCCGGTGCAGGATACCGATATCTACGACCTGGCTTCCCTCACAAAAGTTGCCGCCGCGCTGCCGGCCCTCATGAAGCTGCAGGATGAAGGCAAGTTCAGTCCCGACAAAACCCTGGGCGACTATTTCCCCGAGCTGCGCAAGACCAATAAAGCCAACCTGAAGCTGCGGGACGTGCTCACCCACCAGGCCCGCCTGCAGGCCTGGATTCCGTTCTGGAAAAGCTACGTGCGCAAAAACGGCAAGCTAAAATGGTGGTACGTGCGCCGAGACTCCTCTGCCCTGTTCCCCCTGCAGGTTGCCCGCCACGAGTGGGCCCGCCGCGACCTGCCCCGCCGCATTATCAAGGCCATTGGCAAGTCGCCGCTGAATGCAAAGCCGGGCTATGTGTACTCTGATTTGTCGTTCTACCTGTACCCGGCGCTGGTGGAGCGCCTTAGCGGCAAGCCGTTTGAGCAGTATCTGCAGGAGAATTTCTACCGGCCGCTGGGCGCCACTACCTTAGGCTTCAACCCCACGCGCCGCTTCCCGCTCAGCCGCCTGGTGCCCACGGAATACGACTCCTTGTTTCGCCGGCAGCTGCTGCACGGCACCGTGGATGATGAAGGCGCGGCCCTGCTAGGTGGTATTTCCGGCCACGCGGGCCTGTTTGGCTCCGCTACCGATCTGGCCAAGCTGGTGCAGCTCTACGCCAACGGTGGCCGCTACGGCGGGCAGCAGTTCATAAAGGAAGCCACGCTGGCCGAGTACACGCGCTGCCAGTTCTGCCCCCAGAACCGCCGCGCCCTCGGCTTCGACAAGCCCAGTACGCCCCCGGCCGGCAACACCGCCCACGATGCCAGCCCCGGCAGCTTCGGCCACTCCGGCTTCACGGGCACGTATTTCTGGGTTGATCCGCAGTATGAGCTGACGTATATCTTCCTTTCCAACCGGGTGAACCCCACGCGCCGCAACAACAAGCTCTCCGATTTGAACGTGCGCACCCAAATTCAGCAGCTGGCCATTGACGCCATTCGCAAGCCCCGGCATCTGGAAGTGGAAAGCACGGTGCCGCAGGAGAATTAAGCGGCCGCTACCTACACAGAATAAGCAGAATAAGATAGGCTGACCTGCAACCCACCTAGCAGGAAGTGA
The Hymenobacter sp. DG25B genome window above contains:
- a CDS encoding DUF885 domain-containing protein — translated: MKHVTLAALLAGTLLGSCSQQTQPQEAGATASTATEMKDMATLFDQYWEENSRLFPLDATAQGDNRYNDQLPNDGTREFREKLRTTYQSYLSQLAKYDREKLSENDKISYDIFKYDLETKLEGLQLNTWMMPFQQFWGLPLTMGQYGSGEGNQPFKTAQDYDNWLGRVRGFSVWADTAISNFRQGMKAGVVLPKALVVKMIPQMTAMVVTDPTKSLFYGPINKMPQGIAEADKKRITEAYKQAILTELVPTYKKLGDFLKTEYLPKARTSTGIAAIPQGAELYRYDVKYWTTTDKTPEEIYQTGLSEVKRIRQEMEKVKTQVGFKGDLQAFFQSLKTDKKLMPYKKPEDVLNAFRAIQATIDPNLKKMFGRTPKTPFEIRQTEAFRAASASAEYNQGSPDGSRPGVFYIPILDATTFNITSGMESLFLHEAIPGHHYQISLQQENTSLPKFRRFAWYGAMGEGWALYTESLGKELGLYTNPYQYMGALGDEMHRAIRLVVDVGMHTKNMTREQAIKYMMENEAISEDGATAEIERYMAIPGQALSYKVGALKIRELRTKYEQQLGAKFSLSNFHDELLKDGVMPLAVLERKMDAWAATQK
- a CDS encoding T9SS type A sorting domain-containing protein, yielding MKTYILPFVLFLILSCGLKTGAVAQTVYTTTATGGAWSSPGTWVVSGTPNANPVPTNKMVNGQDVSNNIIIINAPVQLDQDYTVAGNNGVLMIGTNGSITEAATTPGRTLSFGQQTGPDKQRLLANGSVEVTSLSFLKADALINAPLTATCSITIANQSTLTVASEVNIDGDLIVMQGNPSLEGTGALAIDGCVRTQSRGKLNGLFGPNLRVCVLGQETACTSTTDPSLECNPNALEAIAINGCGPLPVELISFAAKYVNEQVELSWATAMERASANFTVERSQDGRQFEAVSVVPAAGQSSTTRSYSFVDRTPRAGISYYRLKATDTDGTFSYSNVAVVQAGKGTQALAVYGNLSSLNVDLRSPGTCRAIRVLDSMGRVVYTEQLSSEASGTFSRTIPLRTSVAGIYIVQAMTSTGMMSQKILLN
- a CDS encoding carboxypeptidase-like regulatory domain-containing protein — protein: MRPFSKALGLMVAFLLLTQLAQAQVMLRGTVIDKDTREPLPFVSIGVSGTTLGTASNENGEFSINVPSLPRTLVFSELSHQRDTVRVTSGAEPLAVSLASATITLPEVKVGSYAFRLVDRAYQRLQKEYDQKFYGKAFYRQITRIGGEPTELQEVIWNVKSNNSRIEGTAIAQGRYAGKQAVTSFSNFSLYTRSFGLFDPRMDSTKSLALLSPNTFKNYLLEIKGIVAGPDSTKGGVAEITFETRPELEKYESKGTIWVDTDTYQVLRYQMTTPNFTATSTNPNQKFRNPQLRIEMAFQDAAGATGPTPLSYMKTSLQAELTSAGKAATPINVQSFTFFYDTTPTPTAIKYARVSTKDRDLDAIRSIKYDPEFWANNPVVKRTPVEDEVIAAFERKGAFGTMVKK
- a CDS encoding alkaline phosphatase D family protein — encoded protein: MKASLLLAALTSLYIGTQTPALAQHKKELRIAFGSCNRHDLPQPLWDDIAQDKPQVWIWLGDNIYGDTDDMQVMRQKYDAQFNQEGYRHLREQGTAVIGTWDDHDYGRNDGDKNYPFKKQSQQVTLDFLQEPAASPRRQQEGIYAAYEYKAGRKKVKVILLDDRYFQDTLYRDANKVYHPNLTGDILGEAQWKWLEQQLTNSDADAHIIASGIQFLPQEHVYEKWANFPKSRQRLLDLLVSTKTKGVLLISGDRHIGEISKMTLPGLEQPIYEVTSSGLTHPATQNTGEPNQYRVGPLVNQKHYALFRFRQKHRKLLVSAALKGDEGKVFYTENIEIK
- a CDS encoding glycoside hydrolase family 3 N-terminal domain-containing protein; the protein is MSLFRHLSLLLLALLLLSPTDMSAQRRKKSSARQKTSRKVARRAPVRRSRPAAKVVARPKPVVQTPKVKPVALAVAKPVIGQPSKLPVPFAAQLSSSRWVDSVMQTLTPDQRVAQLFMVAAYSNRKRIDEDSVSALIQQYGIGGLIFFQGGPVRQSRLLNRYQSQSRVPLLVAMDAEWGVGMRLDSVVRFPFQMSMGGIHDNQLFYDMGEEVAAQFKRLGMHVNFAPVVDVNNNAANPVIGFRSWGEDRQNVTEKSDLYMKGMQDAGVLAVAKHFPGHGDTDTDSHLALPLVRVDRRRLDTLELYPFRSLMQRGLGGLMIAHLNIPALDSTGTPSTLSRPIVTDLVQRKMGFEGIIFTDAMNMKGVISKYPPGEADVRALLAGNDILEFSKNIPLALQMVRAAINRGELTQEEIDRRCRKVLALKQWAGLDKYQPISLKNIYQDLNGAHAQYLSRHLSELSITVLRNQKNLLPLSRLDTLRLATLTIGTKDTTDFQRMVATYAPVRHFWLPATPTLDELVQMREALRPYNTVLVALSNLGRQPATNFGITPETNVLLRELGAGKQRMIVSVFGTAYAVAKVRDLDRAEAVVVAYQESRNAQEKVAELIFGGFDAKGNLPVTVSEKYSYGKGLATQGGARLRFGAPEDVEMDPRLEARVDSVMAQALAAHATPGAQVLIARRGTVVLRKSYGTQTYAEAGKAARPVQDTDIYDLASLTKVAAALPALMKLQDEGKFSPDKTLGDYFPELRKTNKANLKLRDVLTHQARLQAWIPFWKSYVRKNGKLKWWYVRRDSSALFPLQVARHEWARRDLPRRIIKAIGKSPLNAKPGYVYSDLSFYLYPALVERLSGKPFEQYLQENFYRPLGATTLGFNPTRRFPLSRLVPTEYDSLFRRQLLHGTVDDEGAALLGGISGHAGLFGSATDLAKLVQLYANGGRYGGQQFIKEATLAEYTRCQFCPQNRRALGFDKPSTPPAGNTAHDASPGSFGHSGFTGTYFWVDPQYELTYIFLSNRVNPTRRNNKLSDLNVRTQIQQLAIDAIRKPRHLEVESTVPQEN